The Nocardioides campestrisoli genome includes a window with the following:
- a CDS encoding Na(+)/H(+) antiporter subunit C: protein MNDVNLTLVITSAALIGCGVYLLLERSLSRVLVGFLLMGNGVSLAFLVAGGEGAAPPIVEDGVTEAISDPLPQAMVLTAIVITLATTAFVLAMAYRSWQLNGHDDVQDDVEDAMIRRLAASDVTSQAYSAASDDPDQVDESSDFVEGELAAEDDVAQVARREENDDEGTSR from the coding sequence ACGACGTGAACCTGACCCTGGTGATCACCTCCGCCGCGCTGATCGGCTGCGGGGTCTACCTGCTGCTCGAGCGCAGCCTCTCCCGGGTGCTGGTCGGCTTCCTGCTGATGGGCAACGGCGTGAGCCTGGCCTTCCTGGTCGCCGGCGGCGAGGGGGCGGCGCCTCCGATCGTGGAGGACGGCGTCACCGAGGCGATCTCCGACCCGCTCCCGCAGGCCATGGTGCTCACCGCGATCGTCATCACCCTGGCGACCACCGCCTTCGTGCTGGCGATGGCCTACCGCAGCTGGCAGCTCAACGGCCACGACGACGTGCAGGACGACGTGGAGGACGCGATGATCCGCCGGCTGGCCGCCTCCGACGTCACGTCGCAGGCCTACTCGGCCGCCAGCGACGACCCCGACCAGGTCGACGAGTCCAGCGACTTCGTCGAGGGCGAGCTCGCTGCCGAGGACGACGTGGCCCAGGTGGCCAGGCGCGAGGAGAACGACGACGAGGGGACGAGCCGATGA